The Marispirochaeta aestuarii genome contains the following window.
GGGGCGTATCCTCTTCTATGGCCACATTACCGAGGCCGAATCCCCGGATGTCCGTTTCTCCTTCGATTAACAGGGGCTTGTCGAACAGGACGGTCCCGTCAAGGGGGGCTTCCGGATTCCTGAGGCTTCCGTAGACGGCGGTAACCACGGCGGCCAGATCGGGACGGGCGTCTGCCAGGCGCAGGGGGACCTCTGCGGGCGCTTGTACCGCGGAAGTCGAGGTGCCGGGAGCGCTGCCGCTTGTGGCGCAGGAAAAGAGCAGGCTGAGGGCAAGCAGGACGGCAAAGGGGGTAGAGAGTATTCGAATCATTGTTTTCCTCCGGCAATACGGCTGGCGTTCCCGGGCAGTTCCGTGGTTTCCGGACGCTCCCCGAGAAAGGAGTTCGTCACAACCTGATAGTTCAGCCCGGTGTATTTTTCCATTATCTCTTCAGAGTAGGCGGCCCCTTTACCGGTAAGAATTCCCGCCGCTTTCTTCCCCGGCTCAAGGCTCCGTCCCATGCGGCTGCCGTAGACGCGGGCGGCGGCATAGCGGGCAAAGTCGTCTCCGTAGCCTCTGGCCGCGGCTTTGCTGCTCATCTCCGCAGCCTCCCGGGCCGCAACCCTGCTGATAACCGCAGTACCCAGGGCATCACCGGCTTTGCCGCCGACGATATCCAGTACCGAAGCCTTGGTTCCGGCGTAGAGGGACTGTACGGGGTCTCCGCTGCCGTGGAGGTATTCAGCCGAGGCGGCGCCGACAAACCTGGCACCCTTTTCGACCCCCTCCATGGTAGCCAGGGCCACCGATCCGGCGGCCAGTACGCTGGCAGTCGCGGGATTACTGTACCCGACAACCAGAAGCAGGGCTTTGGTTGCGTCGGGAACGATCTCCGCCACATCGATGACCGTTTCGGTGTATTCTCCCGCAAAGTTGTAGAACTCGTCATCGATTTTGTTCTGTCGGGCCTGCTGATCCTCCCGGAGCCGGTAGCGATAGCGCATCTCCTCCACGAGTTCTTCCCGGGCGGAGGCCTCGATGTTGCTGCGTTTGACATAACTGTTCAGTTTGGACAGGAGTTCCGCCTGCCGGTCGGTGTTGCTGTCCATGTAGGCCCGGTCGATGGAGAGAAAATAGTGAACCAGTCCCCGTTCCTCTCTGGAGAGCTCATCCTTCAGGCTTTCGTAAAACTCCCAGCTGGTGGATGCGGCAATTACCAGGTCCATATCGATTTTGACGGGAGGCGGTCCGCCGTATTCCAGGACCGCGCCGTGAATAAAGGGCAGGGATCTGGAAACCAGTTCCGACATGATCAGGACCATATTCTCCGCCACGGGGCCGCTGTTCACGGCGACGAAGGATTTCTCGCCCTTGTATCTGTCCAGGGAAAAAACCTCCGAAGCGATCTGCTTCCCGTCCATGTACAGGTCGACCGTAAGATCAAGGTCCACCCGGATGGTCTGGAGGACTATATCCGCCATGACAAATTTGTACTCGAAGCCCGAGAGGGAGGGAACTACCGCGAAGCCCCGCTGCGGAACAGCCCCGGAATAGACTATCTGTACGGGACCCACATAGCGTTCCAGGTGGGCCTTCAGGGTCCCGGTGAGTCCCCGGCCCAGAAAGAATGCATAGGTCCGAAGGGATGCCCCAAGACCCCGCGGCCCGGAGGTATCCACGTATTCCGCCTGCTCCGGGGTCATGACCAGGCTGATCTGTGTTCCCGCTGCTTTGAGGGAGAGGGGGCGGACGTGGATGCTATCGAAGGGGGATACTACCTTCCATCCGCCGTCCAGGGCACCCGCGGGAACGCTGTTGCGCAGCAGCCCCTGGGCTGCGGCAATCTCCTGTGAGTCTGCCCCCCTGGCTGTGCCGATGGTTTCTATCTTCTGGTCCAGTACCTCCCCGGTGGTCTGACCTGTCAGGGGCAGAACCAGAAATGCAAGTACCAGAACCGGGATGACTGATTTGTGCATCATATATACGCCTCCGAATGTTTTTTTGGTAAATTCCGGGCTTCGTACCATCCTAAGGAAGATGCAGGCAAAATCAAGGAACAGAAACCTTACGGTTTCATTACAAAAAGGTTACAAACTCTCCTTGTTCCCCGTCTGTGCCTGTGATAGTCTGGAAAAACCGGATTTTTACACCATGAAAAAAATGCAGACACCGGAAGCCGCTGATCATTCCATTTCCGAAGAATCCCCCGATGCTTTTTGTCCTGTAACAGGACTGCCCGTTACCTTTATGAAAGACTGGGTGTACGAAACCGGCGATGGCCACTACCGGGGAGAGATCCGCATGGTGGGCCGCAATATCGGTATATACAAATCCATCGGACGTCCCCGGGAGGAGGATGCCGACGGAACGACCCGGCTGGTGCGGCAGTTTCTGGATGTCTTTCTCGACCCCCGGGAGGATTTTTACGCCCTTTTTGACTATTCCGAGCTGATTCCTCCCCCCATCCGCAATCGAAACGAGGTGCTAAGCAATCTGCGGGAATTACTGCCCCGGCTCAGGCTGGTGGTTTTCTACGGCATGAGAGGCCCCATGCGGGGAATTGTACGCCTGGCTGTGGCAATCTCCGGACTATCCGAGAAGATCTTCATATGCCGGGACTATGAATCGGCCCTGAAGGTCGTCCGGGTAGATATGGAACGCCGGGGAATTCGCAATCCCTGGGTGCCCGGGAGTCCAGGGCGTCTGGACGAACTGCTTGAACTGATGGGCGAGATCGTCTGGAACCGGAACTACGGCGTCCATATCCCCCGCATCGACGATGGGGACCCCCTGGCGGAGCTCTTCGGTGCGGTAAACGCCATGAGGGGCGACCTGCAGGAACTGTCCCGGGAGAACAGCAAGAAGCAGCAGCGCCTGGAGCACGCCAATAAAATCAAGGACGATTTTATCGATACCATGTCCCACGAGGTACGTACCCCCTTGAACGGTATTCTGGGGGCTCTTCAGATGCTGGAAAACTGCGAAGAGAGGGAACGAAAACGCTACCTGGGTATCCTGAAAGATTCGGCCCGGGACCTCCTTTCGATGGTCAATGATCTTCTGGATGTCTCCAGACTGGAACGGGGACGAATACCCATCAATCCTGAATCCGTCGATCTGGCAGATCTCGCGGAGCGTTCGGCGGAGGCAGTTATGCCCCGCTGCAGTCTGAAGGGACTTGCTCTGGATGTGGAGATCGATCCCGCTCTGCCCCGGTCCGTTGCGGCCGATCCGCTGCGCCTCAGGCAGGTTTTCGACAACCTGCTGGCCAACGCCGTCGGCTATACCGCAGAGGGAGGGATTGTTTTTTCTCTCAACCTTGTCTCCCCGGGGGATTCCTCTGTCCGGGTTCGTTTTATGGTCCGGGATACGGGAATCGGGATACCTGCGGATCAACACGAGCGGATATTCCAGCGCTTCGAGCGGGTGGAGGAGTCCCGTTCCGGAACAGGCTCCGGCAGCGGACTGGGGCTTGCCATAAGCCGGGAGATCGTACGCCTCATGGGGGGAGATATCTTCCTGGAAAGCGAGCCTGGAATCGGGAGTATCTTCGGCTTCGATCTGGATTTTCCCCTTCTCGATACAGCGCCTGCAGAGGCATCCGGAGATTCCGGAAAGAAAAGCTTTCCCCTGAAGGTCCTGGTGACCGATGACAACGAGACCAACCGGATTATTCTCTCCGCCATGCTCAAAGAGCTCGGCTGCACCGTGACCCTGGCCTCCTCCGGGGAGGAAGCCCTGACTCTTCTTGAGAGCGAGGTGTTCGACGCCCTGTTTCTGGACTGCCGAATGCCCGGCCTTGACGGCCTCGAGACGACGAGGAGGATACGGTCCCGGAACCACGGGGGCGGGGATATCCCTGTTATAGCCGCAACCGCCTGCGCCTCTGAGACCCGACGGGGAGAGATCCTTGAGGCCGGAATGGACGCCATCCTGGAAAAACCGCTAAGGATGGGGGAGCTGAAAAGCATTCTCGAAAGCTTTTTCGAGGCTCAGGATTTCGGGGCAGCGACTTCTTCGGAAGAGAGCTTTGATATTTCGGAGATTATTCAGCGCCGGGGAGGGGAGATACTGCAGGAGGACATCCCCGCCCTTAACAGGGCCTGCGGCGAAGGCCGGAGCGCCGAAGCCGCTGACCTGGCCCACAAACTCGCCGGCTTCTGTTCCGATGCGGGTGCCTGTGAGGCCGCTGATCTGGCCCGGGAAATTGAAACAGCCGGGGAGGGCGGAAACCCGGTATCCCTGGTGGTGCTGGCAGACCGTTTTTCCCGGGAGTTTTTTCGCTGGTTTCACGAAAATACGGAGGGAGACTAGTGTACGGTTTTTGTCTGATTGTCGAGGACGAGGATTCCACAGCCCTCAGAATAAAGGATGCCCTCTCCCGGTCCGGGCTGGACTTTGCGGTCTCCCGGGTTTC
Protein-coding sequences here:
- a CDS encoding ATP-binding protein, yielding MKKMQTPEAADHSISEESPDAFCPVTGLPVTFMKDWVYETGDGHYRGEIRMVGRNIGIYKSIGRPREEDADGTTRLVRQFLDVFLDPREDFYALFDYSELIPPPIRNRNEVLSNLRELLPRLRLVVFYGMRGPMRGIVRLAVAISGLSEKIFICRDYESALKVVRVDMERRGIRNPWVPGSPGRLDELLELMGEIVWNRNYGVHIPRIDDGDPLAELFGAVNAMRGDLQELSRENSKKQQRLEHANKIKDDFIDTMSHEVRTPLNGILGALQMLENCEERERKRYLGILKDSARDLLSMVNDLLDVSRLERGRIPINPESVDLADLAERSAEAVMPRCSLKGLALDVEIDPALPRSVAADPLRLRQVFDNLLANAVGYTAEGGIVFSLNLVSPGDSSVRVRFMVRDTGIGIPADQHERIFQRFERVEESRSGTGSGSGLGLAISREIVRLMGGDIFLESEPGIGSIFGFDLDFPLLDTAPAEASGDSGKKSFPLKVLVTDDNETNRIILSAMLKELGCTVTLASSGEEALTLLESEVFDALFLDCRMPGLDGLETTRRIRSRNHGGGDIPVIAATACASETRRGEILEAGMDAILEKPLRMGELKSILESFFEAQDFGAATSSEESFDISEIIQRRGGEILQEDIPALNRACGEGRSAEAADLAHKLAGFCSDAGACEAADLAREIETAGEGGNPVSLVVLADRFSREFFRWFHENTEGD